The proteins below come from a single Tissierella sp. MB52-C2 genomic window:
- a CDS encoding amidase domain-containing protein: MLRNKKFIMMLVVLLVVTSVPVMADAVKNIEDTDRSLSSDILILKKNLENRDISTGYDDGSLKVETLIIEQKKEKSKVEVFNKDYYSENSDWELTFNELSKIDFKKINNENDYYFARIFYEDLLEEIYIADLINKNSSIKTTIDNWKYNLQFLIDNYDEINNNKDSDMQIIDNYIEAYLVALATEEYPDEKQIDKSQIQPMSSASFKNKVVSYINSYWNRYNPEYSNWDGHGGDCANFVSQCLYAGGKPMKGTPGSASSAEDFSNWFSKGTARSTINISSTWRGANAFKWYWMDNGIGYKYFERIIGPLDYHTYADIGDAVSIVNANKVAKHTMIVYKKTISDVILAGHSGFTNDSPLDNRIDQFGGGVYIIKM; encoded by the coding sequence ATGTTAAGGAATAAAAAATTTATAATGATGTTAGTGGTATTATTGGTAGTAACGTCAGTTCCAGTAATGGCTGATGCTGTCAAAAATATTGAAGATACGGATAGGAGTTTAAGTAGTGATATTTTAATATTAAAAAAGAATCTAGAGAATAGAGATATATCTACAGGATATGACGATGGTAGCTTAAAAGTTGAAACATTAATAATTGAGCAAAAGAAAGAAAAAAGTAAAGTAGAAGTATTCAATAAAGATTATTATAGTGAAAATAGTGATTGGGAATTAACATTTAATGAATTAAGTAAAATTGATTTTAAAAAGATAAATAATGAAAATGACTATTATTTTGCAAGAATATTTTATGAAGACTTACTAGAAGAAATATACATTGCTGATTTGATAAATAAAAATTCAAGTATAAAAACGACAATTGATAATTGGAAATATAACTTACAGTTTCTAATTGATAACTATGATGAAATTAATAATAATAAGGATTCAGATATGCAGATAATAGATAATTACATTGAAGCATATTTAGTAGCATTAGCTACAGAAGAATATCCAGATGAAAAACAAATAGATAAATCCCAAATCCAACCGATGTCATCTGCAAGCTTCAAAAACAAAGTAGTATCATATATTAATAGTTATTGGAATAGATATAACCCCGAATATTCAAATTGGGATGGCCATGGTGGTGATTGTGCAAATTTCGTATCTCAATGTTTATATGCGGGTGGAAAACCCATGAAAGGAACACCAGGGAGTGCATCTTCAGCAGAAGATTTTAGTAATTGGTTTTCTAAAGGAACAGCACGAAGTACTATAAATATCTCATCTACCTGGAGGGGGGCAAATGCATTTAAATGGTATTGGATGGATAATGGAATAGGGTATAAATATTTTGAAAGAATTATAGGACCACTTGATTATCATACTTATGCAGATATAGGTGATGCTGTTTCAATAGTAAATGCAAATAAAGTTGCGAAACATACAATGATAGTTTATAAAAAGACAATTAGCGATGTTATATTAGCGGGTCATTCAGGTTTTACCAATGATTCACCTTTAGATAATAGAATAGACCAATTTGGTGGTGGTGTTTATATCATAAAAATGTAA